A DNA window from Chloroflexota bacterium contains the following coding sequences:
- a CDS encoding zinc ribbon domain-containing protein has product MPLYEYECEACGVRFERVQHFSDPPLSVCPDCGGKVHRVIHPVGIIFKGSGFYVTDNRSKSPTLSSNGGGKEEKKSEGSKESSSTDKQSD; this is encoded by the coding sequence ATGCCGTTATATGAATATGAGTGTGAGGCCTGTGGAGTGCGATTCGAGCGAGTACAGCATTTCTCCGATCCCCCACTGAGCGTCTGCCCGGATTGCGGGGGCAAGGTGCACCGGGTGATCCATCCGGTGGGCATCATCTTCAAGGGATCAGGCTTCTATGTGACGGATAACCGAAGCAAGTCGCCTACGCTGAGCAGCAACGGGGGAGGGAAAGAGGAGAAGAAGAGCGAGGGATCGAAGGAGTCGTCTTCCACTGATAAGCAGTCCGACTGA
- a CDS encoding transglutaminase domain-containing protein — protein sequence MTSELTERWRRYRISSAGIAQIQAEDVGGWATAIILSLLLLSLGWSLSAARWAEGLDILQVIILGGVTVGILMARSRFDGLFPVLHSLITGSAWIFYWVSTLIEGDFTSRERVYELFIRWYTWFQQAISGGSSNDNLIFILELAFLAWWLSFLAGWAVFREQRVWRVIVPVGIALIINAYYAGGLTGYLLFYFLMALLLLIRVNLGRYEAWWRAADIRYAPDVHFDFMRNGFIFAVLVIALAWGLPNVHANRWIEQLLRPLEGPWSSVQEEWRRLFTSLNYQPTTAVGGFSKTLTLSGYRNVGDRVVMEVQAQGADRWYWRGIGYDTYTGRGWVNTDEELIVLPPSRLPDLPSYGMRRTVTQTITILVPEGNMLFAAPLPAGASIPARAEVSLLPPETYNPGLPPEEVQGAENVRPVDISIMLSREPLYEGDSYTTRSYISVVDIESLRNAGDAYPTYIAERYLQLPDTLPERVRALAEEITAGYDNAYDKATALESYLRQIEYNDDIPPPPPGMDGVDYFLFDIRAGYCDYYASAMAVMARAVGIPARVASGYAQGEWDEEAQVYRVRELDAHTWVEVYFPGYGWIEFEPTASQPPIERPERPPEAPYANYTAPPDNSVDQEPPPDDLGLPRDENQGPINAPLSSRMAPPWLGAILAAIVLLVAAIAGVGLRARSQARGPRMAGRLYASLLRWAARLGIALSPAYTPYEQASVIEASLPGSRPHASRITDAYVRDQFSPHPLPPEEQHDVWQSWKTLRPLLWKRWIRRRLGLHQPEA from the coding sequence ATGACCAGCGAGCTGACGGAGAGGTGGAGGAGATACAGGATCTCATCGGCGGGGATCGCGCAAATCCAGGCCGAAGACGTGGGGGGATGGGCGACCGCGATCATCCTGAGCCTGCTGCTATTAAGCCTGGGGTGGTCCCTGAGCGCAGCTCGCTGGGCGGAGGGGCTGGACATCCTGCAGGTCATCATCTTGGGCGGCGTCACCGTGGGCATCCTCATGGCCCGCAGCCGATTCGATGGCCTGTTCCCCGTGCTCCACAGCCTGATCACCGGAAGCGCCTGGATATTCTATTGGGTCAGCACACTGATCGAGGGCGACTTCACGTCGCGAGAACGGGTGTACGAGCTGTTCATCCGATGGTACACCTGGTTCCAACAGGCCATCAGCGGCGGCTCCTCCAATGATAACCTGATCTTCATCCTGGAGCTGGCCTTCCTGGCATGGTGGCTCTCCTTTTTGGCCGGGTGGGCGGTCTTCCGTGAACAGCGGGTGTGGCGAGTCATCGTCCCCGTGGGCATCGCCCTGATCATCAACGCCTACTACGCCGGCGGGCTCACCGGATACCTGCTCTTCTACTTCCTCATGGCCCTGCTCCTGCTGATCCGCGTCAACCTCGGCCGGTACGAGGCATGGTGGCGTGCGGCGGACATCCGCTACGCCCCGGACGTTCACTTCGACTTCATGCGCAACGGGTTCATCTTCGCCGTCCTCGTCATCGCCCTGGCCTGGGGGCTGCCCAACGTCCACGCCAACCGATGGATCGAGCAACTGCTACGCCCGCTGGAAGGCCCCTGGAGCTCCGTACAGGAGGAGTGGCGCCGGCTGTTCACCTCCCTGAACTACCAGCCCACAACGGCGGTCGGGGGGTTCAGCAAGACGCTGACGCTCTCCGGATACCGCAACGTGGGGGATCGGGTCGTCATGGAGGTGCAGGCCCAGGGAGCCGACCGCTGGTACTGGCGAGGGATCGGCTATGACACCTACACCGGCCGGGGGTGGGTGAACACCGACGAGGAGCTCATCGTCCTGCCGCCATCCCGCCTGCCGGATCTCCCCTCATACGGGATGCGCCGGACCGTCACGCAGACGATCACCATCCTCGTGCCGGAGGGGAACATGCTGTTCGCCGCCCCGCTGCCCGCGGGGGCCTCCATCCCCGCCCGAGCCGAGGTGAGCCTGCTCCCACCCGAGACGTACAATCCCGGCCTCCCCCCGGAGGAGGTCCAGGGTGCGGAGAACGTGCGGCCGGTGGACATCTCCATCATGCTCAGCCGGGAGCCGCTATACGAGGGGGACAGCTACACCACGCGCTCCTACATCAGCGTGGTGGACATCGAGAGCCTGCGCAACGCGGGCGACGCGTACCCGACCTACATCGCGGAGCGCTACCTCCAGCTCCCGGATACGCTGCCCGAGCGCGTGCGGGCGCTGGCGGAGGAGATCACCGCCGGATACGACAACGCATACGACAAGGCGACCGCCCTGGAGTCCTACCTGCGGCAGATCGAGTACAACGACGATATCCCGCCCCCGCCCCCGGGCATGGATGGCGTGGACTACTTCCTGTTCGACATCCGGGCGGGGTACTGCGATTATTACGCCTCCGCTATGGCGGTCATGGCCCGAGCGGTGGGGATCCCGGCCCGGGTAGCCTCCGGCTACGCCCAGGGGGAATGGGACGAGGAGGCACAGGTCTATCGCGTGCGAGAGCTGGACGCGCACACGTGGGTGGAGGTCTACTTCCCGGGGTACGGCTGGATCGAGTTCGAGCCGACGGCATCACAGCCCCCGATCGAGCGACCGGAGCGCCCCCCGGAGGCGCCCTACGCGAACTACACGGCGCCGCCGGATAACTCAGTGGACCAGGAGCCGCCGCCCGACGACCTGGGGCTCCCACGAGACGAAAATCAGGGGCCCATCAACGCCCCCCTATCCTCGAGGATGGCTCCACCCTGGCTCGGCGCGATCCTCGCCGCGATCGTGCTCCTGGTGGCCGCGATCGCGGGCGTCGGGCTGCGCGCTCGATCGCAAGCCCGGGGGCCGCGCATGGCCGGTCGCCTGTACGCGAGCCTGCTGCGGTGGGCCGCACGGCTGGGCATCGCCTTATCGCCCGCATACACCCCCTACGAGCAGGCTTCCGTGATCGAGGCCTCGCTACCCGGAAGTCGCCCGCACGCCTCCCGCATCACCGACGCGTACGTGCGGGATCAGTTCAGCCCCCATCCGCTGCCGCCTGAGGAACAGCACGACGTGTGGCAGAGCTGGAAGACGCTGCGGCCACTGCTGTGGAAGCGCTGGATCAGACGACGGCTGGGGCTCCACCAGCCCGAGGCATAA
- a CDS encoding methyltransferase domain-containing protein, translating to MPLDHFDLIAPLYDRVFQGQGASRLRELLQLPTSGWILDAAGGTGRVAQALRDGADGVVVIDLSWGMLRQARGKPGLALVNTNVERLPFPDGTFARVLVVDAFHHLGDQQAAARELVRVLAPGGRLVIEEPDIRRWPVKLVALAERLMLMRSRFLPPAALVDLFSGLGVRAWYEADEAFRSWIIAERPSER from the coding sequence ATGCCGTTGGATCATTTCGACCTCATTGCCCCTTTGTACGATCGGGTGTTCCAGGGACAGGGGGCGTCCCGGCTGCGAGAGCTCCTGCAGTTGCCGACCTCGGGGTGGATTCTGGACGCGGCGGGGGGAACCGGCCGCGTGGCCCAGGCGTTGCGCGATGGCGCCGATGGAGTCGTGGTCATAGACCTGTCCTGGGGGATGTTGCGGCAGGCGCGTGGGAAGCCGGGACTGGCCCTGGTGAACACGAACGTGGAGCGCCTGCCCTTTCCCGATGGGACATTCGCCCGGGTTCTGGTGGTGGATGCCTTCCATCACCTGGGGGATCAGCAGGCCGCCGCCCGCGAGCTGGTGCGCGTGCTCGCCCCGGGGGGACGTCTGGTCATCGAGGAGCCGGACATCCGGCGCTGGCCGGTGAAGCTCGTCGCGCTGGCGGAGCGGTTGATGCTCATGCGCAGCCGGTTCCTGCCTCCCGCCGCCCTCGTGGACCTCTTCTCGGGATTGGGGGTCCGGGCGTGGTATGAGGCGGATGAGGCCTTTCGTTCCTGGATCATCGCGGAGCGTCCATCGGAGCGGTGA
- a CDS encoding vitamin K epoxide reductase, with protein sequence MRVMGLVFAIWLSLWAVIPGAAAEPVVRAVLFFSPTCPHCHKVMTEDLPPLQERFGDQLQIAEVNVLESEGQELYNAAIHRFGIPPNRRGVPTLIVGDQVLVGSMEIPERFPRIIEEGLAAGGIDWPDIPGFVPEKFVGSSGGKVSLAERIGQDMPANAIAIVVLVAMVLVFVWVGVQVGRGRRGQWHPVASAGEREWVVPALSIAGLAIALYLSYVEIAHASAVCGPVGNCNTVQQSPYAHLFGVIPIGILGVAGYAAILAAWGVSRWGQGRMAERGRVALLAFTALGVLFSIYLTFLEPFVIGATCVWCLASAIIMTALLWLVWQPGLAAWLALSPVRRKRVPRRRRARAR encoded by the coding sequence ATGCGGGTGATGGGTCTGGTATTCGCGATATGGTTGAGCCTGTGGGCTGTGATCCCCGGCGCTGCGGCGGAGCCGGTGGTGCGCGCGGTGCTGTTCTTCTCCCCGACGTGCCCACACTGCCACAAGGTGATGACGGAGGATCTGCCGCCGCTGCAGGAGCGGTTCGGCGATCAGTTGCAGATCGCCGAGGTGAACGTGTTGGAGAGCGAGGGGCAGGAGCTGTACAACGCCGCCATTCACCGCTTCGGCATCCCTCCCAATCGTCGCGGCGTGCCCACCCTGATCGTGGGAGATCAGGTGCTCGTGGGGTCCATGGAGATCCCGGAGCGGTTCCCACGGATCATCGAGGAGGGGCTGGCGGCTGGGGGGATCGATTGGCCGGATATCCCCGGCTTCGTTCCTGAGAAGTTCGTGGGCTCGTCGGGCGGGAAGGTCTCCTTAGCGGAGCGGATCGGCCAGGACATGCCCGCCAACGCGATCGCCATCGTGGTCCTGGTGGCCATGGTGCTCGTCTTCGTGTGGGTGGGCGTCCAGGTTGGTCGGGGACGACGGGGCCAGTGGCACCCTGTGGCGAGCGCGGGCGAACGTGAGTGGGTGGTGCCGGCTCTGTCGATCGCCGGGCTGGCCATCGCCCTCTACCTCAGCTATGTGGAGATCGCCCACGCATCCGCCGTCTGCGGCCCCGTCGGCAACTGCAACACCGTGCAGCAGAGCCCCTATGCCCATCTGTTCGGCGTGATCCCCATCGGGATTTTGGGGGTGGCCGGCTACGCGGCGATCCTTGCCGCCTGGGGGGTGAGCCGTTGGGGGCAAGGGCGGATGGCGGAGCGAGGGAGGGTGGCCCTGCTGGCCTTCACGGCGTTGGGCGTTCTGTTCTCCATCTATCTGACCTTTCTGGAGCCCTTCGTCATCGGGGCCACATGCGTGTGGTGCCTGGCGTCGGCGATCATCATGACGGCGCTGTTATGGTTGGTGTGGCAGCCGGGCCTGGCCGCGTGGTTGGCCCTGAGCCCGGTTCGCAGGAAGCGAGTGCCCCGTCGTCGTCGGGCTCGTGCCCGATAG
- a CDS encoding tetratricopeptide repeat protein: protein MSGVYDREGLPPAAAPVRMRWRGAFVLAMVGLSLLLVLAIAVGCSDEESAPAGDPQAYITAGREALQTGDVAKAIEQLEKAVEIAPDNRDAHFLLGNAYTRAGKLEQAMTAYRKVLELAPDDVGAHSNLGVVYYQLGRIDEAIAQFQAGLAIAPGDAALHYLLGAAQVQQGDLVSARASFEKAKALDPDLPEVYFGLGMVDKLEGRREEAIANFQHFLEIGPGQDERAMDKARQLLQELGAQ from the coding sequence ATGTCTGGAGTCTATGATCGCGAAGGCCTTCCGCCGGCTGCCGCTCCCGTCCGCATGCGGTGGAGGGGGGCCTTTGTCCTGGCGATGGTGGGGCTGAGCCTGCTCCTGGTCCTGGCGATCGCTGTGGGATGTTCCGACGAGGAGTCGGCCCCGGCTGGCGATCCCCAGGCGTATATCACGGCCGGCCGTGAGGCGTTGCAGACGGGCGATGTCGCCAAGGCGATCGAGCAGTTGGAGAAGGCCGTCGAGATCGCCCCCGATAATCGAGATGCCCACTTCCTGTTGGGCAACGCGTACACGCGTGCGGGCAAGCTGGAACAGGCGATGACGGCGTACCGGAAGGTCCTGGAGTTGGCTCCGGACGATGTGGGCGCACACTCGAACCTGGGGGTGGTCTACTACCAGTTGGGACGCATAGACGAGGCGATCGCCCAGTTCCAGGCGGGCTTGGCCATCGCTCCGGGGGATGCGGCGCTTCACTATCTATTGGGGGCGGCCCAGGTGCAACAGGGGGACCTGGTGTCGGCCCGGGCGTCGTTTGAAAAGGCCAAGGCCCTGGATCCCGACCTGCCCGAGGTCTACTTTGGGCTGGGGATGGTGGATAAGCTGGAGGGACGGCGCGAGGAGGCCATCGCCAACTTCCAGCATTTCCTGGAGATCGGCCCGGGGCAGGACGAGCGGGCCATGGATAAGGCGAGGCAGCTGCTGCAGGAGCTGGGCGCTCAGTAG
- a CDS encoding MBL fold metallo-hydrolase, whose translation MEITWYGHACFRLRERGISIVTDPYDKDLGYTLPRLRADVVTSSHAAPGHSHVRAIKGDPKVLSGPGEYEIRGVFITGIPTWHARKRGQPDERNTVFLFDFNGISVCHLGDLGHLLSEEQAEAIGEVGILLIPVGGGRTLDASRAAEVVSQLEPRIVIPMHYKTPACTRNLDKIDKFLRAMGVSSVEPQEVLKISSSSLPDETQVVLLDYKQ comes from the coding sequence TTGGAGATCACCTGGTATGGGCATGCCTGTTTCCGCCTGCGAGAGAGGGGAATTTCCATCGTAACGGACCCTTATGATAAGGATCTGGGGTATACGCTCCCGCGGCTACGGGCGGATGTGGTGACGAGCAGTCACGCGGCGCCCGGTCACTCCCATGTTCGTGCCATCAAAGGCGATCCCAAGGTGCTGAGCGGTCCGGGCGAGTACGAGATCCGTGGCGTGTTCATCACCGGGATTCCCACCTGGCATGCTCGCAAGCGTGGGCAGCCCGATGAGCGGAACACGGTCTTCCTGTTCGACTTCAACGGCATCAGCGTGTGTCATCTGGGCGACCTGGGGCACCTGCTTTCCGAGGAGCAGGCCGAGGCGATCGGCGAGGTGGGGATCTTGTTGATCCCCGTCGGCGGCGGGCGCACGCTGGACGCCAGCCGGGCGGCCGAGGTGGTGAGCCAGCTGGAGCCGCGCATCGTCATCCCCATGCACTATAAGACGCCTGCCTGCACTCGGAATCTGGACAAGATCGACAAATTCCTGCGGGCGATGGGGGTGAGCAGCGTGGAGCCCCAGGAGGTGCTCAAGATCTCCTCCTCCAGCCTCCCCGATGAGACGCAGGTGGTCCTCTTGGATTACAAGCAATAA
- a CDS encoding D-cysteine desulfhydrase family protein: MSTDRWDRLPRVDLAHLPTPLEEMPRLAQMLGGPSLWVKRDDQTGLAGGGNKARKLEFLVGEALEQGADWLITAGAAQSNHCRQTAAAAVRNGLKCTLVLRGSPPPEVTGNLLLDHLLGAQIRWAGDRSREEVMADVAEELREQGHRPYVIPIGGSNAVGAVGYALAMWELQDQLSALDAPIRHIFVSSSSGGTHAGLMAGAYLTGFDGVIHGISNDRSANTLRPCLAEIATQALQRLGVPHAFQSQDFVVHDEYLGEGYGVVTEEDVRAIRLVARTEGILLDPVYTARVMSALVDMVRRGEIHRDEGVLFWHTGGFPSLFAHTKVLL; encoded by the coding sequence ATGTCGACGGATCGATGGGATCGGTTACCGCGCGTGGATCTGGCGCATCTCCCGACGCCGCTGGAGGAGATGCCCCGGCTCGCTCAGATGCTGGGCGGCCCATCGTTGTGGGTGAAGCGGGATGACCAGACCGGGCTGGCGGGTGGTGGCAACAAGGCCCGCAAACTGGAGTTCTTGGTGGGTGAGGCGCTGGAGCAGGGCGCGGACTGGCTGATCACGGCGGGCGCGGCGCAGTCCAATCACTGCCGGCAGACGGCGGCCGCGGCCGTTCGCAACGGGCTCAAGTGCACGCTGGTCCTGCGAGGATCCCCCCCGCCGGAGGTGACCGGCAATCTGCTGTTGGATCACCTGCTGGGGGCTCAGATCCGATGGGCGGGCGACCGCTCGCGCGAGGAGGTCATGGCGGATGTCGCGGAGGAGCTACGGGAGCAAGGACATCGTCCGTACGTGATCCCCATCGGCGGATCGAACGCGGTGGGGGCGGTGGGGTATGCCCTGGCGATGTGGGAGTTGCAGGACCAGCTCAGCGCCCTGGATGCGCCGATCCGGCATATCTTCGTCTCCTCGAGCTCGGGAGGCACGCACGCGGGTCTGATGGCCGGCGCGTACCTGACCGGCTTTGATGGGGTCATTCACGGGATCAGCAACGATCGTTCGGCGAACACGTTGCGTCCGTGTCTGGCGGAGATCGCGACCCAGGCCCTCCAGCGCCTGGGGGTGCCCCATGCGTTCCAATCCCAGGACTTCGTCGTGCATGACGAGTATCTGGGGGAGGGATATGGCGTTGTGACCGAGGAGGATGTGCGGGCCATCCGGCTGGTGGCCCGCACGGAGGGGATACTGCTGGATCCCGTCTACACCGCTCGGGTGATGAGCGCGCTGGTGGATATGGTGCGGCGCGGCGAGATCCATCGGGATGAAGGGGTGCTGTTCTGGCACACGGGGGGCTTCCCGTCCCTGTTCGCTCATACCAAGGTACTGTTGTAG